GACGCCGTAATGGCCGTAATGCAGGAAAACAACATCCCCATGCCGCCCTCGCAGGTAGATACTATGGGCTATTCGGTGCCGGTTTCCGGAGGCAGTATTCACGTGCGCAGTTATAAACCTAAAAATGCAACGGGCGAGCTGCCCGGTATTGTGTATTACCACGGCGGTGGCTGGGTAATTGCTACCATTAACACCTACGATGCCTCGGCCCGCGCCTTAGCCGAACAAGCCGGAGCTGTAGTGGTTTCGGTGGAATACCGCAAAGCGCCCGAGAAGAAATTCCCGACGGCTCACGAAGATGCTTTTGCGGCTTACAAGTGGGTGATGAAAAATGCCGCTACCTTAAACATTGACCCAGATAAAATTGCCGTAGCCGGCGAAAGTGCGGGCGGTAACTTAGCCGCCGCCGTTTGTATGATGGCCTTGGATAATGGGGTGGATTTACCGGTGCACCAGCTACTGGTTTACCCCATCGCCAACAACGATACCAACAGCCCGTCTTACAATCAATACGCCAACGCCAAGCCTTTAAGCAAACCTTTAATGGAGTGGTTTTTTGCGCAGTATGTATCCAGCCCATTTTTAGGTGATAGCCCTTGGATTTCGCTGGTAGACGCGCCGGAACTGGTTGGTTTACCTTCGGCCACCATCATTAATGCCGAAATAGATCCTTTGCTGAGCGAAGGACAACAATACGCCACTAAGTTGCAAAATGCCGGAGTTGATGTTAGTGCTAAAGTGTATAACGGCGTAACGCACGAGTTTTTTGGCATGGCTCCAGTAGTACCGCAAGCCCGGGATGCCCAAAAATTTGCCACCGACGAGTTAAAGAAAGCTTTTAGCAACATCCAGTAGTTCTTAAAAATAAGAATTTTTAAAAATCTCTTTAAAGCAAGATTAAAAAGCTAAACCTATAATGTATTCACCACTTAAAATAAATAAACTATGAAACAACCAATCACCCGGCAAATGCATGGCTTTGCCGATTACAGCTATATTCCGGCCATTGCCGCTGCCCCCGAAGCCGTAGGTTTTACCGAAGAAAAAACCGCCACCACGTTGTGCCGCGTTATGAGCGGCGGTATTTTAATGACCAGCCTGATGACCCGGGCCGAATGGGGCGCTTTTAAGTTAATTCCGTTTAAGGCGCATTTAGCCCTGGATTTTGCCGTGGGCTTGTTTACCATGAGCGCTCCCTGGGTATTTAATTTTGCCGATAACGAAAAAGCCCGGAATACTTTTCTGGCGTTGGGCGCCACCAGTGTGCTGGCCGCCAGTTTATCGCAACCAGAAGAAATGGACGAACTAGAATATTAATTTTTTAAAAAAATCGCCCAGCAATCAATAAAGGCTGTAATTTTTAAAATTTACAATCCCCTGGCTTAGCTATTAGCCAGGGGATTTTGTTTGTTGCATCAACTGTATTTAAAAAAATTGAACTCAATCAATTACTCACCAATGCCATTTAAAAATTGCTGTATCCGGGCTTTAGATAAAGTTAAAAGCAACCATTTTTTGATTTCGGGGTTATAAACTAACAAAACCGACGGTAGCCTTGTTTGCCGCCGCATAAGTAATTATTGTACACCTTACTATTTTGCGCTCTTAACTACGCCTATGAAAAAAGTACCTGTTTCTCTTTTGCTGCTCCTTCTTTCTTTCGGATTGGTATTCTGCGACAATACTTCTAAAGCCGACGATAAACAAGACAAAGACAAAAAGAAAAAAGCGAAAAAAGAAGAACGAGCAGCCGATGTTAAAATAACAAATAAATGGGATTTGCCCGCCGTATTAAAAGAAGTGTCGGGGATTGCGTACCTGGGCCCTAACCGGTTTGCCTGCGTGCAAGACGAAGCCGGCATTGTGTTTATTTATAATACCGCTACCAAAACCATAGAAGAAGAAGTAGATTTTGCCGGGGCCGGCGATTACGAGGGCATTGCAGTAGCCGGTAAAGCCGCCTACGTAGTTCGCAGCGATGGAAATATTTTTGAAATTCCTGACTTGTTAGGTAATAACTCCTTGCCCGTAAAAACCTACGCTACTGCTTTAACCGCCAAACAAAACGTAGAAGGCTTGTGCTACGATAAAAAGCATAACCGTTTGTTGCTGGCCATTAAAGGCAGCGAACCCAACAACCCAGGTTACAAAGGCATTTACGCTTTTGATTTACAGAGTAAAAAATTAAACCCCAATCCGGTTTATAAAATTAACCTGCGCGACCCAGCTTTTGCAGAAGTAAAAGCCAAGAAAGAAAACACCATTATACAGCCTTCCGAGATAAACATTCATCCGCGAACCGGCGATATATACGTAACCGAAGCCACTAAACCTAAATTGCTGATTATGGATAGCAGCGGTAAAATAAAGCGGTTACTGCATTTAAGTTCCGGTGATTTTGCGCAGCCCGAAGGTTTAGCCTTTAGCCCCGAAGGTGATTTATTTATCTCGAACGAAGGCAAGAAAGAACCCGGCAATATTTTACAGGTCCAAATTCCGCAACCCTAAACTGGTAAATTTTTTAAAATTTAATTATTGTAAAAAGGCATACCGGCGTCATAGAAAGTAAAAAGCCGGCTGGATATAAGTTTTATTCAGCCGGCTTTTCGTTTTTTTAAATACTTTATCAGAAGTTCGGAATAAGCCATATTACCTTATCTACGTCTTTCCGGAGGAATCTAATCAATTACCTAATACCAGATAGCCCAGGTTCTCCGGACTTAGATTTTTTAAAATTTGAGTGTGTTCCTCGGATAAATGGACAATTAACAAATCATCATCCTCGGGTACCAGCCACTCCGCTCCAGTGGGTTCGCGCAATTGTTTTGCTTGGTTTAGCAGCATAGGTAACTGGCAACTTTGGTAAAAAGGTCGGTTTACCATTTCGCAAAAACTAATAGTTTGCAGGTTTCTGGCTTTTACGTTGGCTACCAGGTTTTCTATTAACTTTTTGCCGTAGCCCCGGCGTTTTTCCATGGCTACTAAACCTACTAGCTCAACCAATTTATAAAACTGGTCTTGCACTTTTATACTAAAATCAAAATTAAGGCGAGCCACCGCCAAGATTTTAAAATTTTCGTTGGTGAGTAAATGAAACTCCGATTGAGCAAATTTATTTTTAAATTCCGATTCACTTAACTGCTGCCACTCATCTACTTCCCAGTAATGCAGGATGGTCCGGATTTCAATAGGTTGTAACTCGTCAGGTTGTTTAATTTGGTAACGCAGCATTTTTACCTTACAATATCTACTAATTTTAAAAAACCTGCTCTACTAATTCTAATCTCCGGACAATAGTGTGGGGCAGCAATAGCGTGCCCGGCGATAAAACCGCATTAGCGCCAATTTTAGAGAAGTCGCCTACTAAAGCGCCGAACTTGTGCGAATTGGTTTCCAGAACCGCGTTATTATAAAAAACAAAAATCCGCTTATCCGACCGGTCGTTGTGGTGGTTAGCCGTAATAGAACCGGCTTCAAAATTAACCTGTTGCCCCACAATGCTGTCGCCGATAAAATTAAAATGGGCAATGGCACTATTTTTTAAAATTATGCTGGATTTAATTTCACATCCGGTACCAATGCTTACGCCAGTGTCTAGGTAAACGCCGCCTCTTACATAAGCATTGCCACCCACAAAGCATTTTTCGCCAATGATGGCGGGCGCTTTAATTACCGCGCTGCTTTCTACAACGGCTGTTATATGGATGGCTACGTTGTCTTTTATTTCGTAATCGGAGTTTAACTTCGCAATAATATCGGGTAAGCTGGCAGGCAAGTTTTTAGTTATTTCCCAGGGATTTGTTTCCAGGGAGAGGTCGAAAACAGCAGGAAAATTTGTAATGTACTGGTTAATGGCAAACATGTAATCGGAAAGTTTAAATAGTTTAGGATGTATTTAAAGCAACAACCGGAACAAGTACGAAAGATTTCCTAGGATTGGATTTTTAAAATTATTTAAAAAAGAAAAGCCAGACCTAAACTGCCCGGCTTTTCTTTAATTATTTTCTTCTAATAAGCGGTCTATTCATTTTTAGCCGGTTGATTAGGAGCCGCCGGCACCGGATTTGTAGCCGGAGTAGTAACGGGCGCCCGCTGCAAAGAATCTGTAGGAACCGGCGCCGGAACTTTATTTAACGAATCGCTTGGTACGGCAGGCTGCAAAGAATCGGCGGGTTGAGCCGGAGTTTGCACCGGAGCGTTATTTAGCGGGTTGGTTGGTGCCATACCGGGTTGGGCTGGTGCCTGACCAGGAGCAAACTGACCTGGTGCGCCACCTGGGCGCTGCTGATCCGGCGCCCTACCGGCACCCGGAGCTTGTCCGCCTGCTGGCCGCTGACCGGGAGCGCCACCACCGCGGGGAGCTAACCCGCCGCCATTACCTGGTGCGGCTCCGCCGGGAGCTGCCCCACCGCCACCACCGGCTGGTGCACCGCCAGCATCCTGACCGCCACCGCCGCCTTCACCGCCTTCTTTCAAATCGTCGTTGGTAATAGATTTGCGCCGGCGACGGGGTTGATCCTGCATGTTCATTTTACCAATCCGGTAACTAAAGTTTACCTTCACGCTGGTATTGTACATGGTATTGGTGCTACGTTGGGTAAAAGTAGGCGATCCCGATTTGTTGTTCATTTTAATAGAACGGGTAAAGAAGTTTTCGGCTCCAATACCAATGCTGCCTTTTTTATCTTTCAGGTCTTTTTTAATGCTTAAGGAATAGATCCCGAAACCACCCTGGTAGCCCTGCAACTGCACTTGCCGCCCACGGTAGAAACCAAATAATTGCAAGCCCCAGTCTTTAGCGAAATTGTAAGAACCCATAGCCCGCACACTGGCTACCCAGCCTTGGTTACTGGCTGCTAACCGGGGGTCCGAAATGTTGTTATCCAAAACGGCGTAATATACATCGGTACCGCCGTTCAAAGAAAGTTTATTCGACAGGTTTACGTTTCCAAATACCCCAAAACCGTAGGCATCTTCCTGGCCAATATTGGCAAAAGTAGTCCGGATGGTATCGGAGCCCGGCCGCACCGGTTCCCGCACACTTTGGATGGAGTTATTGGTGTTCCGGAAAAAAGTAGAAAAAGTTAAAAAAGTACTTTTGATGTAGGTATTATACCCTAATTCAAAGTTATTGGTAAACTCAGGCCGCAAATCAGGGTTACCCACGGTAATGTTACGGGCGTTGGCGCTTTGCACGTTGGGGTTTAAAAACTGCAACGATGGGCGCTGGATGCGGCGGTTATAAGCTAATTTCAGGGTATTTCCGCTTTTTAACTTTTTCGATAAGTTTACGCTGGGCACTAAACTGCC
The sequence above is a segment of the Adhaeribacter swui genome. Coding sequences within it:
- a CDS encoding SPW repeat domain-containing protein: MKQPITRQMHGFADYSYIPAIAAAPEAVGFTEEKTATTLCRVMSGGILMTSLMTRAEWGAFKLIPFKAHLALDFAVGLFTMSAPWVFNFADNEKARNTFLALGATSVLAASLSQPEEMDELEY
- a CDS encoding SdiA-regulated domain-containing protein, with amino-acid sequence MKKVPVSLLLLLLSFGLVFCDNTSKADDKQDKDKKKKAKKEERAADVKITNKWDLPAVLKEVSGIAYLGPNRFACVQDEAGIVFIYNTATKTIEEEVDFAGAGDYEGIAVAGKAAYVVRSDGNIFEIPDLLGNNSLPVKTYATALTAKQNVEGLCYDKKHNRLLLAIKGSEPNNPGYKGIYAFDLQSKKLNPNPVYKINLRDPAFAEVKAKKENTIIQPSEINIHPRTGDIYVTEATKPKLLIMDSSGKIKRLLHLSSGDFAQPEGLAFSPEGDLFISNEGKKEPGNILQVQIPQP
- a CDS encoding alpha/beta hydrolase, with product MMLPTTKQSTFPVIPFVTFFKNLWWGKAWRRLGTLALVGLTLSLTSCQDDDESDTGIAPKGPKPEWGPTIAPEMLRVIEKLDELSGGKALNTLTPQQARQAPTATDAVMAVMQENNIPMPPSQVDTMGYSVPVSGGSIHVRSYKPKNATGELPGIVYYHGGGWVIATINTYDASARALAEQAGAVVVSVEYRKAPEKKFPTAHEDAFAAYKWVMKNAATLNIDPDKIAVAGESAGGNLAAAVCMMALDNGVDLPVHQLLVYPIANNDTNSPSYNQYANAKPLSKPLMEWFFAQYVSSPFLGDSPWISLVDAPELVGLPSATIINAEIDPLLSEGQQYATKLQNAGVDVSAKVYNGVTHEFFGMAPVVPQARDAQKFATDELKKAFSNIQ
- a CDS encoding DapH/DapD/GlmU-related protein, whose product is MFAINQYITNFPAVFDLSLETNPWEITKNLPASLPDIIAKLNSDYEIKDNVAIHITAVVESSAVIKAPAIIGEKCFVGGNAYVRGGVYLDTGVSIGTGCEIKSSIILKNSAIAHFNFIGDSIVGQQVNFEAGSITANHHNDRSDKRIFVFYNNAVLETNSHKFGALVGDFSKIGANAVLSPGTLLLPHTIVRRLELVEQVF